A section of the Pimelobacter simplex genome encodes:
- a CDS encoding HD domain-containing protein — MPDVPLTDDPLILDRSPLPEGVGERLAAQLRFVAEADKLKTILRASPLAAAERRENDAEHSWHLALMVVLLAEYADEPIDVGHAVKLVVIHDLVEIYAGDSPVFVPGAADDQAEREEAAAERLFGLLPADQAGEIRELWDEFEAGRSPEARFGKAMDRLQPMLLNWLARGGTWQLPGATESTVRAREAGVVAGSTSLGSFTGRLVDEGLRRGWIRPDEA, encoded by the coding sequence ATGCCCGACGTCCCGCTGACCGACGACCCCCTCATCCTCGACCGCTCGCCGCTCCCCGAGGGGGTCGGCGAGCGGCTGGCCGCCCAGCTGCGGTTCGTCGCGGAGGCCGACAAGCTCAAGACGATCCTGCGTGCCTCGCCGCTGGCCGCCGCGGAGCGCCGCGAGAACGACGCCGAGCACTCCTGGCACCTCGCGCTCATGGTCGTCCTCCTCGCCGAGTACGCCGACGAGCCGATCGACGTCGGCCACGCGGTCAAGCTCGTGGTCATCCACGACCTCGTCGAGATCTACGCCGGCGACAGCCCGGTGTTCGTGCCCGGAGCCGCCGACGACCAGGCCGAGCGCGAGGAGGCGGCCGCCGAGCGGCTCTTCGGGCTGCTGCCCGCCGACCAGGCCGGCGAGATCCGCGAACTGTGGGACGAGTTCGAGGCCGGGCGGTCGCCCGAGGCGCGCTTCGGCAAGGCGATGGACCGGCTCCAGCCGATGCTCCTCAACTGGCTCGCGCGCGGGGGCACCTGGCAGCTGCCGGGCGCCACCGAGAGCACCGTCCGGGCGCGCGAGGCCGGTGTCGTCGCGGGCTCGACCTCGCTCGGCTCCTTCACCGGGCGACTGGTCGACGAGGGCCTGCGCCGCGGCTGGATCCGGCCGGACGAGGCGTGA